A single genomic interval of Aedes aegypti strain LVP_AGWG chromosome 1, AaegL5.0 Primary Assembly, whole genome shotgun sequence harbors:
- the LOC5579955 gene encoding mite group 2 allergen Tyr p 2, with the protein MFKFLLIAALVPAILAQTPVRQCPNGAGLPQSVDINGCTSSPCPIQNGAPIHAVARGITSPVATNGMSSYIVIRLAGLQIPFPMPDGLEDACAVGTAPGTCPVSAGQTFDYTLDHEGQALALTGVTVQVEVGLRADDNSVIGCLLFDATIIG; encoded by the exons atgttcaagttccTCCTGATCGCCGCTCTGGTCCCAGCCATCCTGGCTCAGACCCCAGTCCGACAGT GCCCCAACGGAGCTGGTCTGCCCCAGTCGGTGGACATCAACGGATGCACGAGCTCTCCCTGCCCGATCCAGAATGGAGCCCCCATCCATGCCGTAGCCCGCGGAATCACCAGCCCAGTGGCCACCAACGGAATGTCCTCGTACATCGTGATCCGCCTGGCCGGTCTGCAGATCCCCTTCCCGATGCCCGATGGACTGGAGGATGCTTGCGCCGTCGGAACCGCCCCTGGAACTTGCCCAGTTTCGGCCGGACAAACCTTCGACTACACCCTGGACCATGAAGGCCAGGCGCTGGCTCTGACCGGAGTCACCGTCCAGGTTGAGGTCGGTCTGCGCGCCGATGACAACAGCGTGATCGGATGTCTGCTGTTCGATGCTACCATTATTGGTTAA